A single region of the Chiloscyllium punctatum isolate Juve2018m chromosome 15, sChiPun1.3, whole genome shotgun sequence genome encodes:
- the spryd7b gene encoding SPRY domain-containing protein 7b isoform X2 has protein sequence MLSETTPERTDVVIVKNGRRICGTGGCLANAPLHQNKSYFEFKVQSTGVWGIGVATQKANLNQIPFGRDAQSLVLRHDGAIYHNNEERNRLPANSIPQEGDVVGLTYDHVELNIYLNGKNMHCPASGIRGTVYPVVYVDDSAILDCQFSEFYSPPPPGFEKILFEQQIF, from the exons GAACTGATGTGGTAATTGTGAAAAACGGCAGAAGAATATGTGGTACAGGAGGCTGCTTGGCCAACGCACCTTTGCATCAGAACAAAAGTTACTTTGAATTCAAAGTCCAGTCAACAG GAGTTTGGGGAATTGGGGTTGCTACCCAAAAAGCTAACCTTAATCAGATTCCATTTGGGCGGGATGCACAAAGTTTGGTGCTTCGACAcgatggagccatttatcacaaTAATGAAGAACGAAACAGACTTCCAGCTAACAGTATTCCTCAGGAAGGAGATGTTGTG GGACTCACTTATGATCATGTGGAACTAAACATTTATTTGAATGGAAAAAATATGCATTGTCCAGCATCTGGAATTAGGGGCACAGTGTATCCGGTTGTGTACG TTGATGACAGTGCAATTTTGGATTGCCAGTTCAGTGAATTTTACAGCCCTCCACCTCCTGGATTTGAAAAGATTTTGTTTGAACAGCAGATCTTCTGA